Proteins from one Bacteroidota bacterium genomic window:
- a CDS encoding phosphatase PAP2 family protein → GFSFPSSHATNHFAVAVYLTTLFYSKWKWILPLSILWAFSISYSQIYVGVHYPVDVVTGALLGTSIGLGVGIVPRKLIKY, encoded by the coding sequence GGCTTTAGCTTTCCATCCTCACACGCCACCAATCATTTTGCGGTTGCTGTTTACCTGACCACCTTGTTTTATTCGAAATGGAAATGGATATTGCCACTAAGTATTTTGTGGGCTTTCTCCATTTCATATTCGCAAATTTATGTGGGTGTTCACTATCCAGTTGATGTAGTAACCGGTGCATTATTGGGAACTTCAATTGGGCTTGGTGTTGGCATTGTGCCTAGAAAATTGATCAAATATTAG
- the prfA gene encoding peptide chain release factor 1 — protein MELLVKLAAIKDRWDNIAEQLTQPDIINDQKKYIRLNKEYSDLTDIIEVYHEYKEMVSNIDTSKEIIRTDKDNEMRDMAKMELDELLSKKGPLEEKIKVLLIPSDPADDKNAVVEVRAGAGGDEASIFAGDLYKMYEKFADIRGWKVEVIDFNQGTNGGYKEIVFNISGAKVYGIMKYESGVHRVQRIPLTETQGRVHTSAASVVVLPEADDFDIDLKESDIKKDTYCSSGPGGQSVNTTYSAVRLTHEPTGVVAMCQDQKSQIKNYEKALKVLKARIYEIEYNKYLAEVSSKRKTMVSTGDRSAKIRTYNYSQGRVTDHRITLSMFNLPNFMNGDIYDMIDALQVAENAERLKEGVNFDD, from the coding sequence ATGGAATTACTAGTTAAACTAGCAGCTATAAAAGATAGATGGGATAATATTGCCGAGCAGCTCACGCAACCAGATATCATAAACGATCAGAAAAAATATATTCGATTAAATAAGGAATATAGTGACTTAACTGACATTATTGAAGTGTATCATGAGTACAAGGAGATGGTCAGTAATATAGACACGAGCAAAGAAATTATTCGTACCGACAAGGATAACGAAATGCGGGATATGGCCAAAATGGAATTGGATGAGTTGCTTTCGAAAAAAGGCCCTTTGGAAGAAAAAATCAAAGTTTTGCTGATTCCATCCGATCCTGCAGATGATAAAAATGCAGTGGTTGAAGTAAGAGCTGGTGCAGGAGGTGATGAGGCCAGTATTTTTGCTGGAGATTTATACAAAATGTATGAAAAGTTCGCTGATATAAGAGGATGGAAAGTTGAAGTAATTGATTTTAATCAGGGAACAAATGGCGGTTATAAAGAAATTGTATTTAATATTTCAGGAGCGAAAGTTTATGGAATTATGAAATATGAGTCAGGTGTTCATCGCGTTCAGCGTATTCCGTTAACCGAAACGCAAGGTCGAGTGCATACATCGGCAGCCTCAGTAGTTGTACTACCTGAAGCTGATGATTTCGATATTGATTTAAAAGAATCAGATATTAAGAAAGACACATATTGTTCCTCTGGTCCTGGTGGGCAAAGTGTAAATACAACTTATTCTGCCGTTCGACTAACACATGAACCAACTGGTGTGGTCGCCATGTGTCAAGATCAGAAATCCCAGATAAAAAACTATGAAAAAGCACTAAAAGTACTGAAAGCACGTATTTACGAAATTGAGTATAATAAATATTTAGCAGAAGTTTCAAGTAAACGAAAAACCATGGTTTCAACAGGCGATCGTTCAGCAAAAATCAGAACTTATAATTATTCACAAGGTCGAGTAACCGATCATCGAATTACATTATCTATGTTTAATTTGCCAAACTTCATGAATGGTGATATTTATGATATGATTGATGCCCTTCAAGTAGCTGAAAATGCAGAGAGATTAAAAGAAGGTGTCAATTTTGATGACTAA
- a CDS encoding UDP-2,3-diacylglucosamine diphosphatase: protein MSDKPGNIFFASDFHLGAPDYDSSRKREDKIVAWLNQIQPNLKELYLLGDIFDFWFEYKHVIPKGFIRLQGKLAELSDAGIKIYIFKGNHDLWMKDYFTKELNIEIIEKPIIKQFGNKSFYLAHGDGLGPGDLGFKFIKRIFIGKINKWLFRWLHPDIGITLANFFSGKSRVKNYVVNDSFLGEDEWLVQHARKVIEKHEVDFLLFGHRHYPKYYKLNDKSVYVNLGDMISHNTYAEFDGEFLELKTFNYVQ from the coding sequence ATGAGCGATAAGCCGGGAAATATCTTTTTTGCATCAGACTTTCATCTGGGTGCTCCTGATTATGATTCCAGCAGGAAACGGGAAGATAAAATAGTAGCCTGGCTAAATCAGATACAACCTAATCTTAAAGAACTCTATTTATTAGGTGATATTTTTGACTTCTGGTTTGAATATAAACACGTCATTCCAAAAGGATTCATTCGATTGCAGGGGAAATTGGCTGAATTAAGCGATGCGGGTATTAAAATCTATATTTTCAAAGGCAATCATGATTTATGGATGAAAGATTATTTCACAAAGGAGCTAAATATTGAAATAATTGAAAAACCAATAATCAAACAATTCGGAAACAAAAGCTTTTATTTAGCACATGGTGATGGATTAGGGCCAGGTGATCTCGGATTCAAATTCATTAAACGAATTTTTATTGGCAAAATAAACAAATGGCTTTTCAGATGGCTGCATCCAGACATAGGAATTACCTTGGCCAACTTCTTTTCAGGTAAATCAAGGGTTAAAAACTATGTTGTAAACGATTCCTTTCTTGGAGAAGATGAATGGTTGGTGCAACATGCCAGAAAAGTTATTGAGAAACATGAAGTTGATTTTTTACTTTTCGGTCATCGACATTATCCTAAGTATTACAAGCTAAATGACAAATCAGTGTATGTTAACCTTGGCGATATGATTTCGCATAATACATATGCTGAATTTGATGGGGAGTTCCTCGAGTTAAAGACTTTCAATTACGTACAGTAG
- a CDS encoding lactate utilization protein: protein MREKVLKKIRTAQQKSFMKYDLKEPDLKKFVFNKPDESLPEKFAKEFNKNKGKFIYCQNNADMVTQLRKLIQANKWKNVYCTEENIRYILNNTSLKYKYELDSYTDADLSITSCMGLVARTGSVLVTSASDSSRKLTAFPPVHIVVAYYDQMFFDLENAFKFFKQKYEDKMPSMLSIISGPSRTADIEKTLVLGAHGPKDMYCFYVNER, encoded by the coding sequence ATGCGCGAAAAAGTATTAAAAAAAATAAGGACTGCTCAGCAAAAGAGTTTTATGAAATATGATCTGAAAGAACCAGATCTGAAAAAATTTGTGTTTAATAAACCAGATGAAAGTCTTCCTGAGAAATTCGCCAAAGAATTCAATAAGAATAAAGGAAAATTCATTTATTGTCAGAACAATGCCGACATGGTTACACAACTGCGTAAGTTGATTCAAGCGAATAAATGGAAAAATGTTTATTGTACCGAAGAAAACATCCGTTATATTTTAAACAATACCAGTCTTAAATATAAATATGAGTTGGATTCGTATACAGATGCTGACTTGAGCATTACATCCTGTATGGGATTAGTTGCCCGAACAGGAAGTGTTTTGGTAACATCTGCATCAGACTCGTCTCGAAAACTTACAGCCTTCCCTCCTGTTCATATTGTTGTTGCCTATTACGATCAAATGTTTTTTGATTTAGAAAATGCTTTTAAATTTTTTAAACAAAAATACGAGGATAAAATGCCTTCCATGTTATCCATTATATCTGGACCGAGTCGAACAGCCGATATTGAAAAAACCCTTGTTTTAGGGGCTCACGGACCAAAGGATATGTATTGTTTTTACGTAAATGAGCGATAA
- a CDS encoding TraB/GumN family protein, whose protein sequence is MRKYFFFFVIVLFIANIPSQLVAQTDPVYKSNYRLFWKIEGDSLTKPSYLFGTMHVQDKRCFEFTDDMLQSLFDADILALELDFDSVYQKMVSMSIDDATKQRFFEDFFDEEEMEVIEEEATKKGINLRLLPRKDIRTLDYYLDKPSADEAEKMPIFLDAYLFYLAKSYDKKVLGLEKYEDQIQLYEQLPDEITKEAVLAKFKEVADGVHVYDRMLSIYQSGDIDEIDEFMSLYSDEYREKLIVERNKNMVDAAVPLIQDNSVFIAVGAAHLPGSNGIIELLKKKGYTLTLMPVVFSSIADSLLGIGIKPNSWEQFNDSLRGFSVNVPFKPMNYEKFGGALDMKICMDFIQGPYYYFYGVPTAMAGLEEGNDDFIDILANRFEEMVSGQVVSKKSINYRGVRGAEITIKTHIGFEYKTKVFLVNKHMYLLMVGNTKKDYNSEDATQFYNSLRFYQPEIIKSEASDWKEYKIDLGAFSVKLPAEPNYQKMEAQNPNSKDGEEYSIHMYYGLDILDERIYFIQWYDLPSGYIYENDSDVFQQFFTSLIGEDFVFDPSKMDAVSKLGSYGYESPQIIENRGIKFKFQVFLRGNRTYLLMAQIKGQEEQNDDIDAFFSSFKTIPFIRGKYARHSVKLLETNLPENPSFIEEDNIYPYFSDGFESSTYSCIDKNCGVSYVVVETEYPKYYRIHHADSFLLELRTSIMAYGDKLIDSSAGRTKQNYSFVAGVIKSEYSSNRTRFMLILNENRVYELYAYVTEEMQTDSLVDLVFNQVEMDDFVAEFDMFTSKSSLIFSDLMSSDSSTFANANTAFDYYEFDSTDLNLLHSALSNVYPDSAETYNGAKQNIIYELSILHNDSTLFYVLDCYKKDFHLHGGDLLGLMNKLSKNNPAILFDQLKEHLPDELYFYEAREILNPIVDSSLFCVNNFDDILLVSNQKQYLQNSFLFLFFDNWADLSLNEDQQKILASYGDKWFDIALDSINNYPKDSWQVYNFTSLLSNIIKVYSKLPNTNYKLLKSKLKGLDFEEIRSALIHYKLGHELKISNKEWKESLEDEYYGFELISEISTQQMLHLVPASYKTADNIAKMTLIDYFSYDDYFPYAMEYAETRTISIDDKEVVFYIFDCSWEGDSEKFISISGAFDIQEKNIDLENYWVDNDYIGFTEQKDREISIQKLLKSAKKYLEKDSK, encoded by the coding sequence ATGAGAAAATACTTTTTCTTCTTTGTGATTGTTCTTTTCATCGCAAATATTCCCAGTCAATTAGTAGCCCAAACAGATCCTGTCTACAAATCAAATTATAGATTGTTTTGGAAAATAGAAGGTGATTCTCTTACAAAACCATCCTATTTATTTGGGACAATGCATGTTCAGGATAAAAGGTGTTTCGAGTTTACTGACGATATGCTACAAAGCTTGTTTGACGCTGATATTTTAGCTCTTGAGTTAGACTTCGACTCTGTCTATCAAAAAATGGTGTCAATGTCAATCGATGACGCAACCAAGCAACGCTTTTTTGAAGATTTCTTTGATGAGGAAGAAATGGAAGTAATTGAAGAAGAGGCTACCAAAAAAGGAATTAACTTGAGGTTGCTTCCTCGAAAAGATATCCGTACACTCGATTATTATCTGGATAAACCATCAGCAGATGAAGCGGAGAAAATGCCCATTTTTCTTGATGCTTATTTATTTTATTTGGCTAAAAGTTATGACAAAAAAGTATTGGGGTTGGAGAAATATGAAGATCAAATTCAATTGTATGAACAACTACCCGATGAGATAACAAAAGAAGCCGTATTGGCCAAATTCAAGGAAGTTGCTGACGGGGTGCATGTTTATGACAGAATGCTAAGTATTTATCAATCGGGTGATATTGACGAAATTGATGAGTTCATGAGTTTATATTCTGATGAATATCGGGAGAAACTTATTGTTGAACGGAATAAAAATATGGTTGATGCTGCAGTACCCTTAATTCAAGATAATTCTGTATTTATTGCTGTTGGAGCTGCTCATTTACCCGGATCGAATGGAATTATTGAATTGTTGAAGAAGAAGGGCTATACATTAACGCTCATGCCTGTCGTATTTTCGTCAATAGCTGATTCTCTTTTGGGCATTGGAATAAAGCCAAATAGTTGGGAACAGTTTAATGATAGTTTACGCGGTTTTTCGGTAAATGTGCCTTTCAAACCCATGAATTATGAGAAATTTGGTGGTGCTTTGGATATGAAAATTTGCATGGATTTTATCCAGGGACCTTATTATTATTTTTATGGAGTGCCTACTGCTATGGCTGGCTTGGAAGAGGGAAATGATGATTTTATTGATATTTTAGCCAATCGATTTGAGGAAATGGTTTCAGGCCAGGTTGTGAGTAAAAAAAGTATCAATTACAGGGGAGTTAGAGGTGCTGAAATTACAATCAAAACACATATAGGCTTTGAATATAAAACCAAGGTTTTCTTGGTCAATAAGCATATGTATTTACTGATGGTGGGCAATACTAAAAAGGATTACAATTCAGAAGATGCTACACAGTTTTATAATTCATTGCGATTCTATCAACCCGAAATCATTAAATCTGAAGCATCCGATTGGAAAGAGTATAAAATTGATTTGGGCGCATTCTCTGTCAAATTACCGGCAGAACCAAATTATCAAAAAATGGAAGCGCAAAATCCAAATAGTAAAGATGGAGAGGAGTATAGTATACATATGTACTATGGATTGGATATTTTGGATGAAAGAATATATTTTATCCAGTGGTATGATTTACCTTCCGGCTATATCTATGAAAATGATTCGGATGTGTTTCAGCAGTTTTTTACATCTTTAATTGGTGAAGACTTTGTTTTTGATCCCTCAAAAATGGATGCAGTAAGCAAATTAGGTTCATATGGTTATGAATCTCCTCAAATTATAGAAAACAGAGGAATTAAATTCAAATTTCAAGTTTTTTTACGCGGAAACAGAACCTATTTATTGATGGCACAGATTAAAGGTCAAGAAGAGCAAAATGATGATATTGATGCTTTTTTTAGTTCTTTTAAAACAATTCCTTTTATAAGAGGAAAGTATGCAAGGCATTCGGTAAAATTATTAGAAACTAATTTGCCTGAAAACCCATCATTTATTGAGGAGGATAATATTTATCCATATTTTTCAGATGGTTTTGAATCAAGCACTTATTCCTGCATTGACAAGAATTGTGGAGTGAGCTATGTGGTGGTTGAAACGGAATATCCCAAATATTACAGAATTCATCATGCCGATTCTTTTCTACTGGAATTACGAACCAGTATTATGGCTTATGGCGATAAGCTTATCGACTCCAGTGCTGGTCGAACCAAACAAAATTATTCTTTTGTTGCTGGTGTTATAAAATCGGAATACAGCAGCAACCGAACCCGATTTATGCTGATTCTAAATGAAAATCGGGTATATGAATTGTATGCATATGTAACCGAGGAAATGCAAACTGATAGCTTGGTCGATTTGGTTTTTAATCAGGTTGAAATGGATGACTTTGTAGCTGAATTTGATATGTTTACATCCAAGTCAAGTTTAATATTTAGTGATTTAATGTCAAGCGATAGCAGCACATTTGCAAATGCCAATACTGCTTTTGATTATTATGAATTTGATAGTACTGACTTGAACCTCTTGCATTCTGCTTTATCAAATGTCTATCCTGATAGTGCGGAAACCTATAATGGAGCGAAGCAAAATATTATTTACGAGTTATCTATACTGCATAACGATTCAACACTATTTTATGTTTTGGATTGCTATAAAAAAGACTTCCATTTGCATGGTGGGGATCTGTTGGGATTAATGAATAAATTATCTAAAAACAACCCAGCAATTCTATTCGATCAGTTAAAAGAACATCTGCCAGACGAATTGTACTTTTATGAAGCACGAGAAATTCTGAATCCCATTGTCGACTCTTCCTTATTTTGTGTCAATAATTTTGATGACATACTACTTGTGAGCAATCAGAAGCAATATCTCCAAAATTCATTTTTGTTTTTGTTTTTTGATAATTGGGCAGATTTGAGTTTGAATGAAGATCAACAGAAAATATTGGCTAGCTATGGAGATAAATGGTTTGATATTGCTTTAGATAGCATAAATAATTATCCGAAAGACAGTTGGCAGGTATATAATTTCACATCACTTTTGAGTAACATTATAAAAGTGTATTCTAAATTACCCAATACAAATTATAAGCTTCTGAAATCTAAATTAAAAGGTTTGGATTTTGAGGAGATCCGTTCAGCATTAATTCACTATAAACTAGGACATGAACTTAAAATTTCGAATAAGGAATGGAAGGAAAGTCTTGAAGATGAATATTATGGGTTTGAACTTATTTCAGAAATAAGCACGCAGCAAATGTTGCATTTGGTGCCAGCATCCTATAAAACAGCAGATAATATTGCAAAAATGACCTTAATCGATTATTTCTCCTATGATGATTATTTCCCATATGCGATGGAATATGCAGAGACCAGAACCATTTCAATAGATGATAAAGAGGTTGTTTTTTATATTTTTGATTGCTCATGGGAAGGTGATAGCGAAAAGTTTATTTCGATTAGCGGTGCATTTGATATTCAAGAAAAGAATATCGATCTGGAAAATTATTGGGTCGATAACGACTACATCGGATTTACAGAACAAAAGGATCGGG